ACAAAACACTCCATTCTCTTCTAGAATGGTCCACCTCATCCTTTTGGATTGGATAAGTGGGCCACGAAATTGTTGAGCCCACCCACTCATTGTGGcccttttaaaataatttggaCTCCACCAAGGTAAAGACATATTTCCTACTTTTTGCGCACGGAATAAGCATCTTGTCCTGATAATTCTTGTAATGTAGCAGtgttttcataaaaaataaatgaatttcttACTATGGAATCAGGAGAGTTTGGTAGCTGATTTGGAGATGAGCTACGCAAATATTCTTTATATAGCTGATTAGAAGgtaaactcatatatataattaacatGGTATGTAACTTGTATTTTGAAAACacgcataactaatacatatataaagtataaagtGATATATATTACTATACATAAAGTAATACATaaactttttcataattaatCAACGTATTAATAATACATATACTACTCAAGTAAATTATTAGATGAACCATTATTTTTTGGGTGTGTGATAcattatcaaaaaatatttatatataatttagataagaattatgaaagGTGGTGAGTGAGTGGTTGTATTTTCCTTACTTCCactaaaatggtcattttttattaaaaaaattcccAAAACTTTAAATCAagcaaacataaaaaaaaaatcaaaaaaatgaaaactttttttttttcaaaatttcccACACCTCGAAAGAGAAATGGCTCCCCATATTAGGTGCCACGTCACACTTATATTGGTTCTAGGAAATTGAACTTTGAAAAACGAATGTCATTAATATAATCCAAAATTAACATAAATAGTACTTCTCTCATTTAGTGATTTTTCGAgtaatttttcattatttaaaataattaaattatttaaaattcaagatagatatttgaaatttttttatatttgtccttttatttattgaaatttaatattttctaggagataaatcatactacttgcaaagttatatttataattttataaaaaataatagtaaaaaatacaatttaaattattttttttaatatgtgtgcattacctcataaatttaattaatatagaaCGGATGGGATATACtaagatttttaatattttgtcaGTAACTCTCATGTCTACGTAATTAGTGCTCCTTTGGGGTAAGCTCCTTCATCTGTATAAACTTGAAGTTACGAAAATACCCTTATAATATTTGTTGATAAAGTATTGACTGTTGACTAGTCACATTTTCAACTTCCTTACGTGCTCGTGAGTaggacatttttaaaaaataattcccACTTTTAGGATTAATTATTATAATGTATTAAGGATTACGAGCTCATGGTGGTTCATTCATTTGACCAAAAATTAAGATCACTTTTAATtttgcaatattttttttattaatcacttcaaatttaaagaaaaattcctcttttttctCTTCGATTGACATAGAGTCTTGAATACGCTAGCAATTGACACATAACGAAATGGTTGTCCGGATGAATAAGAATTGAAATATAGCTTGCATTAATCGAAGATACACGAAAGGAAGAATTGTTCTATTTCCAAActtcaccaaaaaaaaagattaacaCCGATATTAATGTTGttggatttaatttttttcgacATGCTCATCAAAAAATGGTAATCAAAgaataatattcaaatttagGATAAACTTTccaaaattatcatattttggtttgagattaataaatatattatttaactaAAGTTATTTAATTTAATCGTATCTGTATAATCGATTGAACTAGTTCAAATAAAACTCAATTTCATAGTAAATTTTAACTTATTATATACTTTTACAACttagaaaaacaaaaaggatAAATGTTAATTGAGTTGGCCATATAAACGgaactaaaattttaaattgagggggggggggttgaaagaggtttttaatatatatatatatatatatatatatatataattttaattatgtataaatagtgtaCTCGGTCTTATCTGGCTTCGATAGTTGTAAACCACCAACGGATGTGATGTGGTGCATGGAATTGCTtctccattaattaaaaatctcaatttcgagccttctatatgagAAATGAGCACGCCCTCAAATGGATCTATCCAACACAAATtcgaattaattaaattttaatacaaatattgaATACCAAAtaggaaatcaaaaaaaaaaattgaccataTAAATTCTCAGttttcttctcaaattttgaaaaaaagaagaggattcCCCTTCAAATTTACAAATATCTAGATTATTCCATATTATTCCATTTTTGCTTTCACACTTCTCAGtagtatctaacctctttttaaGTTTCTATTGAGTCGAGAGTATTTCGAAAACAATCATCCTATTTTGATAGGAGTAAGGTATGCGTATACTTTACCCTTCTCAGATCCCACGTTGtgaatttcactggattgttgttgttgtcaagAAAGGACATTTATGTCATTtcagaaaaacaaagaagaaaaagaccTTCACTGCAGCTATTTCAACCCCCATTTTGTTGTTCATTTTTCAGAACCATTTTCTCATCTCTCACAAACCAAAAATTTCACTAAAACTTTTCCGATCATCCAATAATGCTTGCAGTTTTTGACAAATCTGTGGCTAAAAGCCCAGAAGCCCTTCAAAGCCCTAACAATGACGGTGCAGTTTCTGCACTGAAAGATGGTTTCTTGGCACAGCGTTTCTCCTCTTCCCATTCTGGTTCAGTTACCATCAACCTTGGTTCTTCTGGATTCTTGGCTTATTCCTCTGAACGCCAAAACCCTCTTCTTCCCAGGTTCTAATTTTCTCAAATCTAGTTAATCccatttttttcctttgatCTGAAATTTGTGAGTTGATTCTTGTCGTTACATTTGTGTGAACAAGATCTACTTTATTTTATGTTCATCGACTATTTCATCGAGTACATGTGTAGATATTAATTGATTTGCCTGTTCTAACTAATTTGGCGTTAAAGATTTTAGTTGATTGTTACTCATTTTCTGGAATCTGCTTTTGTCTAACCCCACTTTTTGATGGTCAACAGTTGATTTTGTGTTCTTTTGTTGCTCTGAtctctgatttttttttctggaagttcttttttttttggtcaacAGTTGATTTTGGAATTCGAATGTGCGAATCTGGTCATATGCTACAAATTTTGTTAAGCTCTCTGTTTATCTGCTAGTTATGCATACTGGATTTGTGATTTGTGTTTTTGTAAGTTTTGGTTTGGATCGCGAACGATGGTGTTTATGGGGTTTAGTTTTAGGAGAACCAAGAGTTGCTTGTATGATGGACAGAAATTTTCTGTTGTTTaatcttttttctatttattttataatcatCATTCAAACTGTTTGGAAATGCATTATTTAAGCCGAGtgtctatcagaaacaacctctctatgtTTATGAGATAGGGGCAAGGTCTccttacactgggtatgttgttgtccTTGTTGTCATAATCATCATTGAGTGCCTCAGAATAATGACATTCTAGTTGACTATCAGACTTCGTTTGATAGTAAAGTTATCCAACCAATCACTATATAAATTTTACAAGTGCTATTCGGGGTTGATGATGTTTCTGGCTACAGAAGAAAAGCCACAACTAAAGGTTGTTGAGGCTGGCGTTGGTCCTTTAATGGAAGGGGAAATTACAGGAGTCGAGCATACGAATGGCTTTGCTTGTACTTCATTTTCTTGGTTCAGTTAAGAATATTTGCCTTCATTTTAGACAGAAACCTTGAAGCAGCTTTAGCTTAAATACAATGTGGAAACATTCTAGTCAAGTAGCGTATTTTCTTATGCGTTGTTTCATTTTTGGGAGATAATGAAGAGGGGGAACATTCTTGGGACCTAAAACAGTCTAGCAACTTTGTTAAGTGGTTTTGCATGTCATATATATCGAATTTTTGAATTTGTAAAACAGATAAAGTTAATTGGATGATCGCACACTGATATTATCTCTGCTCTGTTCTTGTAGGTTGTTCGCTGTTGTGGATGACATTTTCTGCATGTTTCAAGGCCACATCGAGAATGTAGCACATCTTAAGCAACAGTATGGGTTAAACAAGACAGCAAACGAAGTGATCATTGTTATTGAGGCTTACAGGACTTTGAGGGATAGAGGTCCTTATCCTCCAGATCAGGTTGTGAAAGATATTCATGGAAAGTTTGCATTTGTTCTTTATGATAGCTCTTCGAAGAGTACTTTTCTAGCTTCTGTAAGTTTTCTTTATCAACTTATCTTGATCTTGACTTATCTATGATATTCTCCATCTTCGTGACTTATCTATGATATTTCCATCTTGGCTAAATGTACAAGTTTCGTTGTTATAGGATGTTGATGGAAGTGTGCCTTTCTTCTGGGGTACTGATTCTGAAGGCCACCTGGTTCTCTCAGATGATGCTGACATTGTGAAGCAAGGCTGTGGAAAATCCTTTGCACCATTTCCCAAAGGTAATGTCAATGGTCTTCTTGCTTTGAAGGGAAAGGTCCTGGAACCTAATAATTGTACAgtgtatttctttttatttttcgatAAGTAATCAGTAAGAGAACTTCCATTGACAAGGAAAAACAAGGGGCACCTCATCTATAGGgtgattgaaattgaaaaacatGCTCTTTGCAAACCAA
This DNA window, taken from Solanum dulcamara chromosome 3, daSolDulc1.2, whole genome shotgun sequence, encodes the following:
- the LOC129883053 gene encoding stem-specific protein TSJT1-like, whose protein sequence is MLAVFDKSVAKSPEALQSPNNDGAVSALKDGFLAQRFSSSHSGSVTINLGSSGFLAYSSERQNPLLPRLFAVVDDIFCMFQGHIENVAHLKQQYGLNKTANEVIIVIEAYRTLRDRGPYPPDQVVKDIHGKFAFVLYDSSSKSTFLASDVDGSVPFFWGTDSEGHLVLSDDADIVKQGCGKSFAPFPKGCFFTSSGGLRSYEHPRNELKPVPRVDSSGEVCGANFKVDAESKKVDSGMPRVGSAANWSQHY